One genomic segment of Mangifera indica cultivar Alphonso chromosome 6, CATAS_Mindica_2.1, whole genome shotgun sequence includes these proteins:
- the LOC123219674 gene encoding uncharacterized protein LOC123219674, whose translation MHNKEPSLPPHLSTSSLLQNRLVPLAIEKVSTSSPNTPSAVAGEGEKKSSWNSLFSPRKPSMKLEFFEPKGKDTLGRICVAPPPEVAEQGATRWNSCAVGFFLGKRPPFLTVKRALERYWSSFGLKDVMTSGQGVFILKFQDIDGVMRAVEEGQLTIAGQPFLVRKWTTNLPMVINDVKKVAIWVRLYGIPLEFWTPKGLSYIASAIGNPLYVDSITEEGTRLDFARICIEVKVDAECPDSICLALPNGESVIIQVEYTWKPIKCKGCQCFGHTTASCSLAPKQNVVSIPRKTPKEGARRVLPVNFNGKDKLEQVTKDFDNKTKGRKMEVQKLEGKTLLTHKNNRFSALTIKETQELGKENIILIEEGKHGISTGDSDAIMEGKKYTTSAANEKAQENDESSKSSTKNATGGDDSDQVASPMMLSFGGKLRVDEMDFKKEDADLKSRNLGKKAAKQRKENSTPIPSK comes from the coding sequence ATGCATAACAAGGAACCTTCTTTACCACCTCATTTGTCAACTTCTTCTCTTCTCCAAAACAGGTTGGTTCCCCTTGCCATTGAAAAGGTTTCTACTTCTTCCCCTAACACTCCCTCGGCAGTAGCTGGAGAAGGTGAAAAGAAAAGTTCATGGAACTCCCTTTTCTCCCCTCGGAAACCCTCTATGAAGCTGGAgttttttgaacctaaagggaagGATACCTTGGGGCGAATTTGTGTGGCACCTCCTCCCGAAGTAGCTGAGCAAGGAGCAACTAGATGGAATTCATGTGCGGTGGGcttcttccttggcaaaaggCCACCATTCTTGACTGTTAAAAGAGCTTTGGAGAGGTATTGGTCCTCGTTTGGCCTCAAAGATGTTATGACCTCCGGCCAAGGTGTCTTCATCCTTAAGTTTCAAGACATTGATGGAGTTATGAGAGCTGTGGAAGAGGGACAACTAACCATTGCAGGGCAGCCATTccttgttaggaaatggactacaaatcTTCCAATGGTAATCAATGATGTCAAAAAGGTTGCTATTTGGGTTAGATTGTATGGCATACCTCTTGAATTTTGGACCCCAAAAGGTcttagctacatagcaagtgcaATTGGAAATCCTCTCTATGTGGACTCCATAACTGAAGAAGGGACAAGGCTGGACTTTGCAAGAATTTGTATAGAGGTAAAGGTGGATGCGGAATGTCCTGATTCAATATGTTTAGCTTTGCCGAATGGAGAATCAGTGATAATCCAAGTGGAATACACATGGAAACCTATTAAATGCAAGGGATGTCAATGTTTCGGTCACACCACAGCAAGTTGTTCTCTAGCACCAAAGCAAAATGTTGTCTCTATCCCACGGAAAACTCCAAAGGAAGGGGCTAGAAGAGTGCTCCCTGTGAACTTTAATGGGAAAGACAAACTAGAGCAAGTAACAAAAGACTTTGACAATAAAACCAAAGGTAGAAAGATGGAGGTGCAAAAGCTGGAGGGGAAAACTTTGCTAACTCATAAGAATAATAGATTCTCTGCATTAACTATAAAGGAGACTCAAGAACTTGGAAAGGAGAATATAATTCTGATTGAGGAAGGAAAGCATGGGATTTCCACTGGTGATAGTGATGCCATAATGGAGGGTAAGAAATACACTACATCGGCAGCAAATGAGAAAGCTCAAGAGAATGACGAAAGCTCCAAAAGCAGCACTAAAAATGCAACTGGAGGGGATGACTCGGACCAAGTTGCCTCTCCTATGATGCTTTCTTTTGGAGGGAAACTAAGagtggatgagatggactttaAAAAAGAAGATGCTGATTTGAAAAGTaggaacttggggaagaaagcggcaaagcaaagaaaagaaaattccactCCCATCCCATCCAAATGA